GGCGCCCGGGCCCCTCCTGGGTGTAGGTGCTCGTGGCGTAGATCGGCGGCACGGTGGCGCCCGTCGTCGGGTCCGGCTCCTGGCCGATGTGAATGGCCATCGTCGATCGCTTCACGCTTGATCCTCCCTCTTGGACAGTCGGCCGCCTCGGAGACGGGCCGATGATCCGCATCAATCTCCGGATGTGGCCCCTTCGTCTTGGAGGGGGAACCCGTTTTCCCTCATCCAGTTGTCGCTATAGAACTTGCTCATGTAGTTCGTGCCCGTGTCGGGAAGGATCGCCACAATGAGATCCCTCGAGCCGAGGCGGGCGCCGTAGCGCAGCGCCGCGGCGAGGGAAGTGCCCGAGGATCCACCGACGAGAAGCCCCTCCTCGCGCGCCGCCCGCCGGGCGGCGCGGAACGACTCCGCGTCCGAGACGCGGACCCAGTCATCGACGACCCCGCTGTCGAACGTCGCAGGGACGTAGTCCTGGCCGATCCCCTCGACCTTGTAGGGGCGCGCCGTGTCACCCGAGAGGATCGATCCCTCAGGATCGGCGCCCACCACTCGCACCGAGGTGTTCCTTCCCTTGAGGAATCGGCCTACACCCGAGAGCGTGCCGCCCGTTCCGACACCGCCCACGAAGCATGTCACGAGGCCGCCCGTCTGCTCCCAGATCTCCGGGCCCGTCGTGAGCGCGTGCGTCTCAGGATTCGTCATGTTGTAGAACTGGTCGGCGAGCCATGCCCCCGGGATCTCGGAAGCCAGGCGCCTGGCCGTGCCGGTGTAGCTCTCCGGAGACTTGGGCGGAACGTCCGATCGCACGATCACCGTCTCGGCCCCATAGGCATGAAGGAGATCGATCTTCTCCTTGCTCATCTTGTCTGGGAGGACGAAGACGCAACGATACCCCTTCAGGGCCGCCGCGATCGCGAGTCCGATCCCGGTGTTGCCGGCCGTCGCCTCGACGATCGTCGAGATCCCCGGCGTGAGTCGTCCTGCCTTCTCGGCCCGCTCGATCATGGCCAGGCCGATGCGATCCTTGATGCTCCCGCCTGGATTGAAGAACTCGACCTTGCCGTAGAGCGGACAGGGAAGATCGCGGCCGAGCCGGCGGAGCCTCACGAGGGGCGTGCCGCCGATCGTCTGGAGCACGGAATCCACAGATTTCAGCATGAGAGGGGCTCCTCTTCAGTTGTAACGGATGAGGGGAGCCTATTCCCTCCTTCCAGTCAAGCCCGGCTCCGGCGCGGCCGACACCCTATGAGAGGCGGACAGGCGCGCCGCGGGGCCGGCAGACCCCGACGGCTCGCTTCGCCCCGCTGTATGCGGGTTGAGGCCGCGGAGTTCGCGAAGCGGAAGGGCCCCGGGACGGCCCTGGTCCATGGAGGTTCATTGAGCGAGGAGTCTCGGGCGAGCGTGAAGCCGGTGGCGGTGGTGGCCCTCGGCGATCCCGGAATGAGCGACGATGGAGTCGCGATCCGCGTCATGGGCCGGGTCCGGCCGATCCTGGCGGAGATCGCGCTGAGCCGACGCCGCAAGCCGGGGGCGGGCGTCCTCTCGCAGCCGCCCGCGATGCCGCGCCACGATTCGCCGGAGTGGGTCCGGCTCGCGATGAAACGGCCCGCCGCGGCCGGTCTCGCCGGGAGTTCCAGAAGGGCCGCAGACCGGAGCCTGGTCTCGATCGTCGAGTGGATCGAGGCGAGCGCGTCCCCCGACCTTCTGCCCCCGGTCCTCGAGAACCGCAAACGGATCGTCCTGATCGACGCCATCTCCCACGGTATGACGCCAGGATACGTGCAGCACTGGCATCTCGAGCGACCCAGGAAGGTGGACCTTCACGTCGTCAGGTTCTATAGAGCGCTCGAGGAGGGATCGCTCGATCACCTCCCATTCTGGCTTGAAGAGGGTCTTCCCGAGCATGGAACCGACCTGATCGCCATCGAACCGTACCGGATCGAGCCGGGCAACGAGCTGTCGCCGATCCTTCGCTCACGCCTTGCGTCGATCACATCCCAGGTCGGCGGACTGCTCCTGAGGATCCTCGAAGAAGAGGGGTGGAAGGTGAGCGGGCGCGGGGCCGAGGGGTCGAGACGCTCCAGGGGCCGGGCCGCTTGATCCGCTCAACGCACGAGCGTGACTGACCGGCGCGTCTCCCTGCCGTCCACGAGCGCCCGCAGGTAGTAGATCCCGCTGCCGGGTCCCGTCGAGCCGCCCGAACCTCCATCCCACCGGATCCGATGTCGTCCCTTCTCTAGCGCTCCGTCGTGGAGGACGCGCACGAGCCTCCCCTCGACGTCATAGACCTCAACTCTGACATCCGCCTGGCGGTCGAGGCT
Above is a window of Candidatus Eisenbacteria bacterium DNA encoding:
- a CDS encoding cystathionine beta-lyase; this encodes MRIIGPSPRRPTVQEGGSSVKRSTMAIHIGQEPDPTTGATVPPIYATSTYTQEGPGRHKGFEYSRTNNPTRRGLERCLAALEGGADACAFSSGLAATDAALASLMP
- a CDS encoding pyridoxal-phosphate dependent enzyme codes for the protein MKSVDSVLQTIGGTPLVRLRRLGRDLPCPLYGKVEFFNPGGSIKDRIGLAMIERAEKAGRLTPGISTIVEATAGNTGIGLAIAAALKGYRCVFVLPDKMSKEKIDLLHAYGAETVIVRSDVPPKSPESYTGTARRLASEIPGAWLADQFYNMTNPETHALTTGPEIWEQTGGLVTCFVGGVGTGGTLSGVGRFLKGRNTSVRVVGADPEGSILSGDTARPYKVEGIGQDYVPATFDSGVVDDWVRVSDAESFRAARRAAREEGLLVGGSSGTSLAAALRYGARLGSRDLIVAILPDTGTNYMSKFYSDNWMRENGFPLQDEGATSGD